The following proteins are co-located in the Phragmites australis chromosome 10, lpPhrAust1.1, whole genome shotgun sequence genome:
- the LOC133931422 gene encoding uncharacterized protein LOC133931422: MMIWNSIPAIYLSSYHTLFPVAKHQLSDSADQLSDVGDGDVNQECDPGNMDDMYGGVTVNSEIDSLPDPKDQVTWLKLELCRLLEERRSAVLRFIYSFLDTPSLHITILMIMATHRRDIIRDMLEIHIPVITREPSGA; this comes from the exons ATGATGATTTGGAATTCAATCCCAGCCATCTATCTCTCTTCCTATCACACTCTTTTCCCAGTTGCCAAACACCAGCTAAGTGATTCAGCAGACCAGTTGAGTGATGTGGGAGATGGGGATGTCAATCAAGAATGTGATCCTGGAAACATGGACGATATGTATGGTGGCGTGACAGTCAATTCTGAGATTGATTCTTTGCCTGATCCAAAGGACCAG GTTACCTGGCTGAAGTTGGAATTGTGCCGATTGCTAGAGGAGAGAAGATCAGCTGTTCTCAGGTTTATTTATTCCTTTCTAGAT ACTCCAAGCCTTCATATAACTATTCTTATGATTATGGCAACACACCGTCGGGATATAATTCGAGATATGCTGGAAATACATATTCCAGTTATAACACGAG AACCTTCAGGAGCATAG
- the LOC133931421 gene encoding zingipain-2-like, whose protein sequence is MRSPRSPAPAAALLALALAAAAAAARDFHSIVAAPLERPDEEVRRLYEAWKLEQGRPRGNCDLSEVCEDRLRLEVFRENLRYVDAHNAEADVGLHGFRLGLTPFADLTLEEYRGRVLGFRGRLNATSARVGSTRYLPRAGEQLPDAIDWRQLGAVTGVKDQGQCGGCWAFSAVAAMEGINEIVTGSLVSLSEQELIDCDTLDHGCSGGFMDNAFQFVISNGGIDTEDDYPYTATDGTCDVNRENTKVVSIDSYEDVPKNNEQALQIAVANQPVSVAIDAYSSAFQLYSSGIFNGKCGTALDHGVTAVGYGSENGKDYWIVKNSWGTGWGEAGYIRMARNVRSHHGECGIAMNPSYPVKVGPNPARAKMTVLEMVLA, encoded by the exons ATGCGTTCACCACGCTCCCCTGCGCCCGCCGCGGCGCTGCTCGCGCTCGCattggccgccgccgcggccgcggcccgCGACTTCCACTCCATCGTCGCGGCGCCGCTGGAGCGGCCGGACGAGGAGGTGCGGCGGCTGTACGAGGCGTGGAAGCTGGAGCAGGGGCGGCCGCGGGGCAACTGCGACCTGAGCGAGGTCTGCGAGGACCGGCTGCGGCTGGAGGTGTTCCGCGAGAACCTCCGGTACGTGGACGCGCACAACGCGGAGGCGGACGTGGGGCTCCACGGCTTCCGCCTCGGCCTCACCCCCTTCGCCGACCTCACCCTGGAGGAGTACCGCGGCCGCGTCCTCGGCTTCCGCGGCCGCCTCAACGCCACGTCGGCCCGGGTCGGGAGCACCCGCTACCTGCCCCGCGCTGGCGAGCAGCTCCCCGACGCCATAGACTGGCGCCAGCTCGGCGCCGTCACCGGCGTCAAGGACCAAGGCCAATGCG GTGGGTGCTGGGCGTTCTCGGCAGTGGCAGCAATGGAGGGGATCAACGAGATCGTGACGGGCAGCCTCGTCTCCCTGTCGGAGCAGGAGCTGATTGACTGCGACACCCTGGACCATGGCTGCAGCGGCGGATTCATGGACAACGCTTTCCAGTTCGTGATCAGCAATGGCGGGATCGACACCGAGGACGACTATCCCTACACCGCAACTGACGGGACTTGTGATGTTAATCGG GAAAACACAAAGGTTGTGTCCATAGATTCATACGAGGATGTGCCAAAAAACAACGAGCAAGCATTGCAGATAGCTGTGGCGAACCAGCCTGTTAGCGTCGCCATTGATGCATACAGCAGCGCATTCCAGCTCTATAGTTCG GGCATCTTCAACGGCAAGTGCGGGACGGCCCTGGACCACGGCGTGACGGCGGTGGGCTACGGCAGCGAGAACGGCAAGGACTACTGGATCGTGAAGAACTCGTGGGGCACGGGCTGGGGCGAGGCCGGCTACATCCGCATGGCGCGCAACGTGCGCTCGCACCACGGCGAGTGCGGCATCGCCATGAACCCGTCGTACCCGGTGAAGGTGGGCCCCAATCCGGCCAGGGCGAAGATGACGGTGCTGGAGATGGTTCTTGCTTAG